One Fuerstiella marisgermanici DNA window includes the following coding sequences:
- the gyrA gene encoding DNA gyrase subunit A yields the protein MSTDDPSGEISIPDDPRIQRTDIREEMQNSYLTYAMSVIISRALPDVRDGLKPSQRRILVAMNDLNLSPGGSRTKCSKIAGETMGNYHPHGDGAIYPTLVRMAQEWAMREMLIDKQGNFGSLAGLPPAAMRYTEARLGGAAAELLRDLDRQTVDFVATYDQQRLEPVVLPARFPNLVVNGSTGIAVGMATSIPPHNMSEVCEAVKQIIDNPDLTLDELLEVLPGPDFPTGGIICGRMGVRQAYMTGRSTITLRARTHFDTEKNSDVIVVTEIPYMDTRDRIREKLEILVRDERIKGIARIVDLTDRTIPSWQVRLHIVLKRDADKDVVLNQLYQFSPLQTTVSMILLALDGNRPQLMTMRGMLDAFIRHRVEVIRRRTEFMLREARKRKHTVEGLLLAQVDIDRVIKTIRDSASRSAAKEALQKIPIPAEMVARALGENGFAEYQREQGTAEEYFLSNNQSEAIVSMQLGSLANLEREKLQGEHAQLLENIGEYLHLLSDEAHIRAVIREDMEELQAKYGDKRRTDMSLEELGDYDKEALIAEESMVVTLSRRGYIKRTPLATYEAQKRGGKGIKGATSDDEDAIEHLFVSSTHNFLLFFTDRGKVHWLKVYDLPLQARTAKGRALVNVIALEEGERISNCFSVREFPDDKYLMIATRKGIVKKTALSAYGRPMKGGIIAIRLDDDDALVDVRILEGDQDVVISTSGGMAIRFNHEDARQMGRATRGVKGINLSKDEEVVGMVVAEPDKTLLTVCELGYGKRTPFGPGVANGDDEDGDGETSTSSSAQYRRQKRGGKGLRDIKTTARNGKVVDAMAVQDNDEVLIVTAKGKIQRVRAADISTIGRNTQGVRIMRLDEGDSLASCAVIASEDIEEAAAKAAEQAAAAEASAKEADEAAATVEGQAGAEAPAADTTSPELAEDSDADDAADVGEDDDA from the coding sequence TTGTCTACAGACGATCCTTCCGGCGAGATTTCAATTCCTGACGACCCGCGCATTCAGCGTACCGATATTCGGGAGGAAATGCAGAACAGCTATTTGACGTATGCGATGAGCGTCATCATTAGCCGAGCACTGCCTGACGTCCGCGATGGATTGAAACCTTCGCAGCGCCGCATCCTGGTGGCGATGAACGATCTGAATCTCAGCCCGGGTGGCAGCCGCACCAAATGTTCTAAAATCGCTGGCGAAACGATGGGTAACTATCACCCACACGGCGACGGTGCGATTTATCCAACGCTTGTACGAATGGCTCAGGAATGGGCCATGCGAGAAATGTTGATCGACAAGCAGGGCAACTTCGGTTCACTCGCCGGTCTACCTCCGGCCGCCATGCGATACACTGAAGCTCGACTGGGCGGTGCTGCGGCCGAACTGCTACGCGACCTTGATCGGCAAACGGTCGACTTCGTGGCGACTTACGATCAGCAGCGTCTGGAACCCGTCGTCCTGCCCGCTCGGTTTCCGAATCTTGTCGTCAACGGGTCGACGGGGATCGCCGTCGGAATGGCGACCAGCATTCCGCCGCACAACATGTCGGAAGTATGCGAAGCCGTTAAACAGATCATCGACAACCCGGATCTGACGCTGGACGAACTGCTGGAAGTGTTACCCGGTCCCGACTTTCCCACCGGTGGCATTATCTGTGGCCGCATGGGCGTTCGCCAGGCGTACATGACCGGACGCTCAACCATCACGCTGCGAGCTCGCACGCACTTCGATACGGAAAAGAACAGCGACGTGATTGTCGTGACCGAGATCCCGTACATGGATACTCGCGACCGTATTCGTGAAAAGCTGGAGATCCTTGTTCGTGACGAGCGCATCAAAGGCATTGCTCGAATTGTCGACCTGACTGACCGCACCATTCCTTCGTGGCAGGTGCGTCTGCACATCGTGCTGAAGCGAGATGCCGACAAAGACGTCGTGCTGAATCAGCTGTATCAGTTTTCACCGCTGCAGACGACGGTCAGCATGATTCTGCTGGCACTGGACGGAAACCGACCTCAGCTAATGACGATGCGTGGCATGCTGGATGCCTTCATTCGTCATCGCGTCGAAGTCATCCGCCGCCGCACCGAGTTCATGCTGCGAGAAGCTCGCAAACGCAAGCACACGGTCGAAGGTTTGCTGCTGGCTCAGGTGGACATCGACCGAGTCATCAAAACGATCCGCGATTCTGCCAGTCGATCTGCCGCCAAAGAAGCGTTGCAGAAGATTCCCATTCCCGCCGAAATGGTGGCTCGCGCCCTGGGCGAAAATGGGTTCGCAGAATATCAGCGCGAACAGGGAACGGCGGAAGAGTACTTCCTGTCGAACAATCAATCGGAAGCGATTGTGTCGATGCAGCTGGGTTCGCTGGCGAATCTGGAACGCGAAAAGCTGCAGGGCGAACACGCTCAACTGCTGGAAAACATTGGCGAATATCTGCACCTTCTCAGCGACGAAGCTCACATTCGAGCCGTCATTCGCGAAGACATGGAAGAACTGCAGGCGAAGTACGGCGACAAACGACGTACGGATATGTCGCTGGAAGAACTGGGCGATTACGACAAAGAAGCGTTGATCGCAGAAGAATCGATGGTGGTGACGTTGTCGCGTCGCGGCTACATCAAACGCACGCCGCTGGCCACGTATGAAGCTCAAAAGCGAGGCGGCAAGGGAATCAAAGGCGCGACGTCGGACGACGAAGATGCCATTGAGCATCTGTTTGTGTCCAGCACGCATAACTTCCTGCTGTTCTTCACCGATCGCGGCAAAGTGCATTGGCTGAAGGTTTACGATCTGCCGTTGCAGGCTCGTACGGCCAAAGGTCGAGCCCTCGTCAACGTCATCGCGTTGGAAGAAGGCGAACGCATTTCCAACTGCTTTAGCGTACGAGAATTCCCCGACGACAAGTACCTGATGATTGCCACTCGCAAAGGCATCGTGAAAAAAACCGCACTTTCGGCGTACGGGCGTCCCATGAAAGGCGGCATCATCGCGATTCGCCTGGATGACGACGACGCTCTGGTTGACGTGCGAATTCTGGAAGGCGATCAGGACGTTGTGATCAGCACGTCCGGCGGCATGGCCATTCGCTTTAATCACGAAGACGCCCGGCAAATGGGCCGAGCGACTCGTGGCGTGAAGGGCATTAATTTGTCCAAGGACGAAGAAGTCGTCGGCATGGTAGTCGCCGAACCAGACAAGACGCTGCTGACGGTCTGCGAACTGGGCTACGGCAAGCGAACTCCGTTCGGGCCGGGCGTGGCCAACGGCGATGACGAAGATGGCGATGGCGAAACGTCCACCAGCAGCAGTGCTCAATACCGTCGTCAGAAACGCGGCGGCAAGGGCTTGCGAGACATCAAGACCACAGCTCGTAACGGCAAAGTGGTCGACGCGATGGCCGTGCAGGACAACGACGAAGTCTTAATCGTCACCGCCAAGGGCAAGATCCAGCGCGTGCGAGCCGCCGACATCAGCACGATCGGCCGTAACACTCAGGGTGTACGCATCATGCGTTTGGACGAAGGCGATTCGCTGGCGTCCTGTGCCGTCATTGCCAGTGAGGACATCGAAGAAGCGGCAGCGAAGGCGGCCGAACAGGCGGCGGCCGCTGAAGCGAGTGCGAAAGAAGCGGACGAAGCAGCCGCAACGGTTGAAGGTCAGGCTGGTGCAGAAGCGCCTGCTGCTGACACAACATCACCGGAATTGGCAGAAGATTCCGACGCCGACGACGCTGCTGATGTCGGCGAGGACGACGACGCGTAG
- the csrA gene encoding carbon storage regulator CsrA — MLVLSRKKDEKIVIGDSITLMVIEIRGDKVRLGIDAPRDVSVHREEIYEAIKREATDSSEKPAVD, encoded by the coding sequence ATGCTTGTACTCAGTAGAAAAAAAGACGAGAAGATTGTAATCGGCGACTCCATCACGTTGATGGTTATCGAAATCCGAGGCGACAAAGTTCGCCTTGGCATCGACGCCCCGCGTGACGTCAGCGTGCATCGTGAAGAAATTTACGAAGCGATTAAACGCGAAGCGACGGACTCGTCCGAAAAGCCAGCAGTGGACTGA
- a CDS encoding fatty acid CoA ligase family protein, translating to MPRPLNIADRLRTSAAAAPYQKAVVFPEGRDAAGRVSYTHLTFTQLDQEADRIARGLIKLGVKPGDRLAMFVPPSLESIALTFGVFRSGAVCIMIDPGMGRSNVFRCLDQCEPHGFIAIPIVHVVRKLKFRRYGHAKLNVIIGPKSGKLGSLSYSELIASGRDDSSPLPQTQATDQAAIIFTSGSTGPPKGVTYEHGMFDSQVDLIRDRFGIQPGEVDLPGFPLFALFNTAMQVTTVIPDMNPTRPADVDPVKILESINDHGVTQAFGSPALWNRVGRYCEANAVKLPTLRRVLSAGAPVPNHVLHRMTSALSGDSDIFTPYGATECLPVSAIGGRQVLEQTAAQTAQGAGTCVGTVFTGMQVRIIDVTFDPIADISQAKECGPGQIGEIIVKGPVATREYFRRPDGTALAKISDGDGFWHRMGDTGYFDDEGRLWFCGRKAHIVFTESGPLHSVRCEAIFNQHPKTYRCALVGIGSRGQQIPVIVAEPEAGHFPECRAAVDAMRTELLALGAANELTNSIGEVLFHKSLPVDTRHNVKINRELLAVWAAKRRTPSA from the coding sequence ATGCCCCGCCCACTCAACATTGCCGACCGTCTTCGCACATCTGCCGCTGCTGCGCCTTATCAGAAGGCGGTTGTCTTTCCGGAAGGTCGAGACGCTGCCGGCCGCGTGTCTTACACGCATCTGACGTTTACTCAATTGGATCAGGAAGCCGACCGGATCGCTCGTGGGCTGATCAAGTTGGGTGTGAAGCCTGGTGATCGGTTGGCCATGTTTGTGCCGCCGTCGCTGGAATCGATCGCGTTGACGTTTGGCGTGTTTCGTTCCGGTGCCGTGTGCATCATGATCGATCCGGGCATGGGCCGTTCGAACGTGTTTCGCTGTCTGGATCAGTGCGAACCGCACGGGTTTATCGCGATCCCCATCGTTCACGTTGTGCGAAAGTTGAAGTTCCGCCGGTACGGCCACGCAAAGCTGAACGTGATCATCGGCCCGAAGTCCGGGAAGCTGGGTAGTCTTTCGTACAGCGAACTGATCGCGTCAGGCCGTGACGACAGCAGCCCCCTTCCACAGACTCAGGCGACCGATCAGGCGGCCATTATCTTTACCAGCGGCAGTACAGGACCGCCGAAGGGCGTGACTTACGAACACGGCATGTTTGATTCGCAGGTTGATCTGATTCGCGATCGCTTTGGTATTCAGCCGGGAGAAGTCGATCTGCCTGGCTTTCCGCTGTTCGCGTTGTTCAACACGGCGATGCAGGTGACGACCGTCATCCCGGACATGAACCCGACTCGCCCTGCCGACGTTGATCCGGTGAAAATTCTGGAATCGATCAACGACCACGGGGTCACTCAGGCATTCGGTTCGCCTGCGCTGTGGAACCGCGTTGGTCGCTATTGCGAAGCGAATGCTGTCAAGCTGCCTACGCTGCGCCGAGTTCTCTCAGCCGGTGCGCCAGTGCCTAACCACGTGCTGCACCGGATGACCAGTGCGCTGAGCGGCGATTCGGATATCTTTACGCCGTATGGCGCGACCGAATGTTTGCCGGTGTCAGCCATCGGCGGACGACAGGTGCTGGAGCAGACGGCCGCTCAAACGGCGCAAGGAGCGGGCACGTGCGTTGGAACCGTCTTTACCGGGATGCAGGTTCGCATCATTGATGTGACGTTCGATCCGATCGCTGATATCTCACAAGCGAAGGAATGCGGACCTGGCCAGATTGGTGAAATTATCGTGAAAGGCCCCGTGGCCACTCGAGAATACTTTCGTCGACCGGATGGCACGGCGCTGGCTAAGATTTCGGACGGCGATGGCTTCTGGCACCGCATGGGTGACACGGGATACTTCGACGACGAGGGGCGATTGTGGTTCTGCGGTCGGAAGGCTCATATCGTGTTCACAGAATCCGGTCCGCTACATTCCGTGCGCTGCGAAGCGATCTTCAACCAACACCCAAAGACCTACCGCTGTGCTTTGGTGGGAATAGGATCACGCGGCCAACAGATTCCTGTCATCGTGGCAGAACCGGAAGCGGGCCATTTTCCCGAATGCCGGGCGGCCGTCGATGCGATGCGAACAGAACTGCTGGCCCTGGGGGCCGCGAATGAGCTAACGAACTCTATTGGCGAGGTCCTGTTTCACAAGTCTTTGCCCGTGGACACGCGTCACAACGTGAAAATTAACCGCGAGTTGCTGGCTGTCTGGGCGGCGAAGCGGCGGACGCCGAGTGCTTAG
- a CDS encoding DUF7079 family protein, whose product MTEEEINTRVPVWVALSDLYLDAPIDDAPLKRIASTLHASAYSIGELEQILFHEVHPVCAENLKSVAGNWSGFDESELVQAIVTRLERRLSFPWPDSQQKELQTLWKQIEMLLRGLG is encoded by the coding sequence GTGACTGAAGAAGAAATCAATACGCGCGTACCGGTTTGGGTTGCACTCTCTGATCTGTATCTTGACGCTCCGATCGATGACGCGCCTTTAAAACGCATCGCCAGCACCTTGCATGCTTCTGCCTATTCGATTGGTGAACTTGAGCAGATATTATTTCACGAGGTGCATCCGGTTTGCGCTGAAAACCTTAAGTCTGTCGCTGGAAACTGGTCCGGATTTGATGAGAGCGAACTGGTTCAGGCGATTGTTACTCGATTGGAGCGGAGACTTAGTTTCCCGTGGCCGGATTCGCAACAGAAAGAACTCCAAACACTCTGGAAGCAGATTGAAATGCTACTCAGAGGGTTAGGCTAA
- a CDS encoding Spy/CpxP family protein refolding chaperone has translation MKTTSLLRISSTACLAAMLLTAVAEAQPGGGRGGRGGGFAISKAMLLASEDVLDELKVDETQATTIKAAVEAYQAERRESRPDRDAFEGKSAEERTAMFEKMRKEGEELAKKTDEMLTTLLEKEQVARLDQIALQVKMRFGLTRELKSDEMRKALSITDEQIAKIEDAEKASEEASSKLREEMGAMFRRGGGDGERPSREEMRKAGEEMNKKREALRKEGEAKVMALLKDDQKAKLKELTGEDFELDMQGLMRGGRGGFGGGRGGFGGGDRRGGGEGRRGGGDREGGGRRGGNRERPPADSDEAI, from the coding sequence ATGAAGACAACGAGTTTACTGAGAATTTCGTCAACCGCCTGCCTGGCGGCCATGCTACTGACTGCTGTCGCTGAAGCTCAACCCGGCGGTGGGCGTGGCGGCCGAGGTGGTGGTTTTGCAATCAGCAAAGCCATGCTGTTGGCATCAGAAGACGTGCTGGACGAACTGAAAGTCGACGAAACTCAGGCAACAACCATCAAAGCGGCCGTTGAGGCTTATCAGGCCGAACGCCGCGAATCGCGTCCGGACCGTGATGCGTTCGAAGGTAAATCAGCCGAAGAACGAACCGCGATGTTCGAAAAGATGCGCAAGGAAGGTGAGGAACTCGCGAAAAAGACGGACGAAATGCTGACGACGCTTCTGGAAAAGGAGCAAGTCGCTCGTCTGGACCAGATCGCTCTTCAAGTGAAGATGCGTTTTGGCCTGACTCGCGAACTTAAGAGCGACGAGATGCGTAAAGCGCTGAGCATCACTGATGAGCAGATTGCCAAAATCGAAGATGCCGAAAAGGCGTCTGAGGAAGCATCGAGCAAACTACGCGAAGAAATGGGAGCCATGTTTCGACGTGGTGGCGGGGACGGCGAGCGTCCAAGCCGCGAAGAGATGCGAAAAGCTGGCGAAGAAATGAACAAGAAGCGGGAAGCCCTCCGCAAAGAAGGCGAAGCCAAAGTCATGGCTTTGCTGAAGGACGACCAGAAGGCGAAACTGAAGGAACTGACCGGCGAAGACTTTGAGCTCGATATGCAGGGACTGATGCGAGGCGGACGTGGTGGCTTCGGTGGCGGTCGCGGTGGATTTGGCGGCGGCGATCGACGTGGTGGCGGTGAAGGTCGACGCGGAGGCGGTGACCGTGAAGGCGGCGGTCGCCGTGGCGGCAACCGTGAGCGACCACCAGCAGACTCTGACGAAGCTATCTAG